A region of Zeugodacus cucurbitae isolate PBARC_wt_2022May chromosome 5, idZeuCucr1.2, whole genome shotgun sequence DNA encodes the following proteins:
- the LOC105218565 gene encoding kelch-like protein diablo, with translation MSLSVSGLPKPVNVRNDVRHNWEIMQVVYKLYNEEKFTDILFEFPYTEYKITAHRLILAAASPYFLELFEQADEDGACNTITVTKMDSDTFEQLLIYCYNGQTDIAAGNAERMLKGAILLRLHVVVDICVNYMLAHISDFLVHKLIALAAAVEYKPFETRLLAYIVEHFKELQRNAELFDLNAAQWKFIIKELDVYIVSQADIFWAIKSWYELKVGERQQQLSDLIGSLTLTEFDSEFLTQQIKPLPGCAGLATEALRMRGKLPAWLAVQNWGDDWLGYKDILLYNEAQEEWLKATRLEIKRYFFSTAFMENSLYFIGGRSMDGTSKAVLSYNLLTKTLTTMPSMKQSRQSVGVAVLHNFIYAIGGKAGNTTPLLSVERYSTSTGRWQYMPSMAVARASAGVAILHDNIYIIGGKDLRTLNTVERYNVVSNSWFPCSAMADARESPAVVVHQGFIYALSGRFTDLKTVERYDPQQDKWTRIASLNVARRYICAASIHNQLWAFGGVIGPAQWDDTVEVYDMTNDKWLLKKKLPVTGKFDCVMVPTYLAENLLK, from the exons atgtcACTCAGCGTAAGTGGACTGCCGAAACCGGTTAATGTACGCAATGATGTCCGTCACAATTGGGAGATCATGCAAGTTGTATATAAACTTTACAACGAAGAAAAATTCACAGATATTTTATTCGAATTTCCATACACCGAATACAA AATTACAGCACATCGCCTAATACTCGCAGCGGCAAGTCCATATTTCCTAGAACTCTTCGAGCAGGCTGATGAAGACGGTGCTTGCAACACGATAACGGTCACGAAAATGGATAGTGATACTTTTGAGCAATTGCTGATCTACTGCTACAACGGACAGACGGATATCGCGGCTGGTAATGCAGAGCGTATGTTGAAGGGTGCTATACTCCTACgtttacatgttgttgttgatatttgtgTGAATTATATGTTGGCGCATATAAGTGATTTCTTGGTGCACAAACTGATTGCACTGGCAGCGGCGGTCGAGTATAAACCATTTGAAACGCGATTACTCGCTTATATTGTGGAGCATTTCAAGGAG CTTCAACGTAATGCCGAATTATTTGATCTCAATGCCGCACAATGGAAATTCATTATAAAAGAGTTGGACGTCTATATAGTTTCTCAAGCGGATATCTTTTGGGCCATCAAAAGCTGGTACGAGCTCAAAGTCGGCGAGCGTCAGCAACAACTGTCCGATTTGATTGGGTCGCTTACACTTACCGAATTCGACAGCGAATTTCTAACGCAACAAATTAAACCGCTACCCGGTTGTGCAGGTTTAGCAACAGAAGCGCTTCGGATGCGTGGCAAATTGCCCGCGTGGTTGGCGGTACAGAATTGGGGTGAT gatTGGTTAGGTTATAAGGACATATTGCTCTACAATGAAGCACAGGAGGAATGGCTGAAAGCTACACGCTTGGaaattaaaagatatttttttagtacagCATTTATGGAGAATAGTCTCTACTTCATAGGTGGACGCAGCATGGATGGCACGAGTAAGGCAGTGCTCAGCTATAATTTACTAACAAAAACGCTGACGACAATGCCGTCAATGAAGCAGAGTCGTCAAAGTGTTGGCGTTGCTGTGTTGCATAATTTCATCTATGCGATTGGTGGTAAGGCGGGCAATACAACGCCGCTGTTGAGTGTGGAGCG TTATAGTACATCAACTGGACGTTGGCAGTATATGCCTAGTATGGCTGTGGCACGCGCTTCAGCCGGTGTTGCCATCTTGCatgataatatatacataataggTGGCAAAGATTTGCGCACTCTGAACACTGTAGAACGCTACAATGTTGTCAGCAATAGTTGGTTTCCATGCAGCGCAATGGCTGATGCACGTGAAAGTCCAGCT gtGGTTGTGCATCAAGGCTTCATTTACGCACTAAGTGGTCGTTTTACTGATTTGAAAACTGTCGAACGCTATGATCCACAGCAAGACAAATGGACAAGG ATTGCTTCATTGAATGTCGCGCGTAGATATATCTGCGCCGCCTCGATACATAATCAATTGTGGGCATTTGGTGGTGTAATCGGTCCTGCACAGTGGGATGATACTGTCGAGGTTTACGATATGACGAACGATAAGTGGctgttaaagaaaaaattacccGTAACTGGCAAGTTTGATTGTGTTATGGTACCCACGTATTTGGCGGAAAATCttttaaagtga
- the LOC105218569 gene encoding histidine-rich glycoprotein has translation MLKFILLAIACLLTVATALKIHDFEHHEYEHHKEPEETEHHHEVEHKHATSHQSVKFHHYHPVPVYIKDKHLLKNPIEIGGTKQKLKILHPETEHSHNHGLVLEEESESHFHEHGHHEIEHHEPHYEHYHHE, from the exons ATGCTGAAATTTATT CTACTCGCTATAGCTTGTCTGCTCACCGTGGCAACAGCTTTGAAAATACACGATTTCGAGCATCACGAGTACGAACATCACAAGGAACCCGAAGAAACGGAACACCATCATGAGGTGGAACATAAACATGCCACCTCACATCAAAGTGTCAAATTCCATCATTACCATCCCGTGCCGGTCTATATCAAGGACAAGCACTTGCTCAAGAATCCCATCGAAATTGGCGGCACAAagcagaaattgaaaattttacatcCTGAAACTGAGCACAGCCACAATCACGGTTTGGTTCTGGAAGAAGAGAGCGAGTCGCATTTCCACGAGCATGGACATCATGAAATAGAACATCACGAACCACATTACGAACACTATCATCACGAATAA